The Phaseolus vulgaris cultivar G19833 chromosome 5, P. vulgaris v2.0, whole genome shotgun sequence genomic interval TTCTTTAATATGATATGCAAACATTTTAACATTTCTTGTATCGTATTATATTCTAAGATTAACAAATCTACTTTTTATTGTCTTTAAGGCATATTATTActgcttttgttttttttaaagtattatatttataatatgtttATCTCCCATTGTAGTGGTCGCTTTATGCCCAAACAGTAATGAAGTGCACATCTATAGGTTGGTTGAAGACAAATGGGAAAAGGTGTACGTACTTCAAAAGGTAGTATGCTAATATTCctcctttttttaattaaaataacgtTATTAATTGTGTACTCTTGCTTCTGGATTTGATCACGGTAGAAGATGTGTAAAACTGATATTTTTTATGCTTAGTGATTAAAAAGTTAAGTTTGATTGTCAGAAATGATTGGACTGGCAGTAAGAATGAATGCAATTTTCAAGCAATGAGTTGTACTATATTTTTAGTGTATATCATATTGTTCTATGAACTACTATATGTGTCTTTAATATCATTTGATTCTTTGTCCATGAAGTCAACTCTGATGCCAATAATATAATGATTGACTTTCTTTTTCTAATCCAATTCTGTTTATAATGGATTAACTAATTTGGTTGGAGATTTAGTGAATAGTTTCATTTCTTGGCCTTTTTTCTCAGCATGACCAGGTAATTTCTGGGATAGACTGGAGTGCAAGATCAAATAGAATAGTTACTGCATCCCATGATCGGAATTCGTGAGTGCCCTTGTGATTTAGAACATTAGACCTGTCACCCTAGGTCTTGGTGACTTTTTAACATtgcattttttatatatacacaaTACATAATAACAAGTTTAGATTTAAAACCACGTGTTCTTTGTAGATATGTCTGGAACCTTGAAGAATCAGAATGGGTGCCAACTCTTGTTATCCTTAGACTAAACCGTGCTGCTCTTTGTGTTCAATGGAGTCCAAAAGGTATTAAGCATGTTGCTATGGTTCATTTTCTCTATGCTTCTCTTCTTAAGTAGAGGTATGTTTATATATTCATGAAAGTTCATGCAGGGAAAATAATTACTCCGAAAGTTATGAGTTGTCCACCTTCTAGAGTTAGATAAGGAAATTTTTGTTTCAAGTCATcccataatttaaaatatgtagGAGTGAAAGCATTGCTTCCTTCACCACCCTTTGCACAATTAGCTTGCAGTTATTGGAAGATGTAATGACTAAGAGGCTATCATAAGCCAACTTCAGTTATGCCCTTGTCGTGCATGTCTGGTGCAATTTTATATTCAATCAAATTTTTACCCGCCCAAGTCTTGGGTGTAATGTTAATGTTCGGAGGTTTGATCCTTCAAGGTGCCACTTTTGTTCTTTCTTACTCAGGTGCTTTCACCTTCTTTGTAATATCCCTTTTTTGTGGTTTTCCTAGAATAATTGTCTAAACCTTTTTTGTTAACTATTTTGTAAATTGTTGTTAAAGTTATAAGTTAAGGTTATGATGCAtttccaaattttgtttttgcagAAAACAAATTTGCAGTGGGGAGTGGAGCCAAAACTATTTGTATATGCTACTATGAGCAGGAGAACAACTGGTTTGTCTTTGTTTCCTTGCACTTTAATTCCCGGGTCCTTTAGCATCTTGGCTACAAGAAAAGGAAATGTATCTAACGTGGTTGTTTTTGTCATTTCGGTGGTTTTAACCTCGTTAAATGTGTTACCTGCATTTTGACTTTCCCCTAGTAACTCCACCATGACTAATAGGTACTTTCTCCGTGTCTGTCATCACTAAGGTAGTGAGACCCACAAAAAAACGTTTTTTAAATTTGACCCTTCAACATTGTCTGACAGAATGTATAGATGTTGTATGTGTGTTAGCGTCAAACATGGGGACAGCATTGAATTGAAGAGCTGTGTCTGTGCTTCATAGAATGGCTTGGTCATGTCCTTAACTTGTTCATAAATCTTGCCTTTAATAATTCAAATTGAGGAGGTATGCTACTTTCTAGTTAATTTGGGATTTAAGTTGACGTTTGTTAGAGTTGTTATTGTAATGAATTCTCCATTTGTATCTTGGTATTATTTTAGCAATTGTCATGTGAAAATTTTCTTATTATGTGACAGACCCACTAGTTCACTCATGAGTGGGTTGAATTTGGATCTGGTTGGAGGAAAATAGTATTTCCCAAACCTTAATTGACTCAATCCAATCCACCGCTTTCATGACCCGGCCCGGTCCTTCCTGTGGACACATAGTTAAGATAATTGGAACATTAGATTTCAGAATAGTTATAggaactttcttttcttttcattgtttatttcTTCATTTTATGTATCTACTTTGCAGGTGGGTCAGCAAACTTATCAGGAAAAGACATGAGTCTTCAGTGACTAGTGTTTCTTGGCATCCAGATAATGTTAGCCTGTCTTTCTCATGtacatgcatatatatatatatatatatatatatatatatattcaataaatatacatgtgtttttatttattttatagtaGTTATTGAAAGCCTTTTTTGTATACCAAGTCAGCTCTAAGTTAGGTTGCACTTGCTTTGCTTGCtaaaaaattctttaattaggcttttttttcatatggccatatttgttgtttgctattatgatttatatgtaataatatattttaaatatatgataTGATATCTATTTATCTCCTGTATTTCTGTTTAATTCCTTTTTCCTCTAATGTTTTACCCAGCTAACGTCTTGGCCTGTTAAATTATTAGTTTTGGGGTCAAAATTCAGATAATTGTGTTTTCTATATAACATTGATAACTGTGTTCTGAAATATATTTGTTATGTGATGTGAAAAAAATCCAATGCACAacatctttgtttttctttgaacTGCAGATTCTTCTCGCAACAACATCTACAGATGGGAAATGCCGAGTATTCTCCACTCTTATTAAAGGCGTTGATGCAAAGTATGATAAAAGGATCTTTGATTGGGGCCGACTTTTTCTGTTTATGTTTTTATATCATTCAAGTTTAAATGTTGAATTGGCACAGGGATTCAAAAAAGGGTACTTCATCAGATTCAAAATTTGGAGAGGTTCAATTTTAACTCTTATTCCACATGtgaatcttttatatttatgatcAGCTTGATGTAAGATAATTTGCATACATGTTGCAATAAATACATTGCTTGTGAAGCCTGTTAAATATCCTATGGATATACTATTTACCTGTTGTTGATTGTAAAGttgaaatgatattattttaaaagaagaCTTGGTAAAGGTTTGATGTCTGGAATTATATATTTTAGCATCTGATCGGTGACTGAATGCTGCtgaaaaaaaatgatttgtATAAGATTATAATAATGAACTGATAATTAGTTTTCCagttaacatttttttcttctatctcCTAGAAAACAGAAGAAAGTTGACatatatgaaatgaaaagaCATGTTGGCCAAGTGTATCTTCTGCTAATACTGTTTTTGTTGTCCACAGCTGATTGTTCAGCTTGATCTCTCGTCGTCTTGGACATTTGGAGTCAAGTGGTCGCCAAGTGGCAATACTCTAGCATATGTAGGTGAGGAAATTCTTTCCTCTGGATGGTTACCCTGTGCTAGCTTAAGATTATAGCTGCAAGTTAGATGCTTCTGCTGAGGTTGAGTTATCATCTTTTATAAAAGAAGAatattatgtataaattatttgatatcaTCAGGTATTTTAGGTTTTCATGACGCACAAATGCATTTGTCgactaattatattaaaataaaatattgggcttttatataaaataacggAATCTTAtgaaattattgtattttatcaAGTCTCTTTGTGTCTTTTACTTTTGGCTATGTTGAGACAGAGAGAAACAAGAGAGCATAGGATAAATTCCGTGTCCTTAGACTACAATGGAGCTATTGAATTTATGGGGGAAGAgcatatttacaaaattttgacataattacaaaatatttagTTACACTATTTTAAGCTAATAACATAGATATAGACTCAATTTAATTAATCTTAATGTCCACCATTAGTATATTTACAAGATTCTAACAGACCAACTGTATTTGTTAATATTGTACAGGTCATAATTCtatgatatattttgttgatgaTGTTGGTCCTTCTCCTTTGGCCCAAAATGTTGTGTTCCGTGATTTGCCCCTCCGTGATGTGGGTCAGCATCCACCCTGTCTATCTATTTTTAGTTTCCCATTGTCTTTTTTGCATatttactgatttttttttggaaCTGGTGTATGACATGTTTTCAGGTACTATTTGTTTCTGAGAGAAAAGTGATAGGTGTAGGATTTGATTGCAACCCAATGGTTTTTGCGGCAGATGAAAGGGGAATTTGGTACGTGTAAATTCAGATATTTGTGCTTTTAAGATTTTCCTTATCAACGTGACTTAGGCCAATTTGTATGCTATATTTCTATTTTCTAATAGAGATAGAATTATTGTGTTTTTTCATCTGCACATAATGAtgcttttaattatttttctaggTGGAAAAAAGTGTTTGTTTTGGTTcctcatttatttttttgaatctttggatgtgtttttttttttattctataggAGTTTTGTCAGATATCTGGGGGAACGGAAAGCAGTATCTTCTGGATCAAGATATGGCTCACAGGTAACTGAATTTCTTGCAAAAGATTATTCAGTATTCAGCTATGAGAAACATGAATCTCCTGCTggaaattaatttcattaatagTAATGGCGAACTTGAAAATTCCTGATCTTCCTAAGTTCCTAACACATTTAGATTTTGTCAAACtggaaagataaaaaaaagaaatgtcAGCAACAAATAATGCTGTCAGCTTGAGGGGATCATAACTTCTATTTTGATGTCTAATGAAGATACTCTCATCGTGCCAGCATTTAGCTGAACTCcacaaattaataaaagaaagttgtTTTTACCTACCCAGAAACATGCATAAGAAAGTtgacatattttaataaaaatgaaattttattttagagaaAACGGGAAAGTACAATTAGCAGATGATGTATATCCTTTAGGACGGGT includes:
- the LOC137835659 gene encoding actin-related protein 2/3 complex subunit 1B-like gives rise to the protein MVVMAVHQFAQCITCHAWSADQSMVALCPNSNEVHIYRLVEDKWEKVYVLQKHDQVISGIDWSARSNRIVTASHDRNSYVWNLEESEWVPTLVILRLNRAALCVQWSPKENKFAVGSGAKTICICYYEQENNWWVSKLIRKRHESSVTSVSWHPDNILLATTSTDGKCRVFSTLIKGVDAKDSKKGTSSDSKFGELIVQLDLSSSWTFGVKWSPSGNTLAYVGHNSMIYFVDDVGPSPLAQNVVFRDLPLRDVLFVSERKVIGVGFDCNPMVFAADERGIWSFVRYLGERKAVSSGSRYGSQFSEAFGKFYGQSKLGVNNDAVETSRTRGTVHENCINCIMPLGDHDTMIRRFSTSGLDGRIVVWDLENEQDLLE